A single region of the Fenollaria sporofastidiosus genome encodes:
- the ffh gene encoding signal recognition particle protein, with the protein MIFESLSEKLQKTLDSLRGKGRLSEKDVDAALREVKLALLEADVNYKVVKKFIDNLKARAIGSEVMESLTPGQQVIKIVNEELINLMGKTKEGLTLSKNPSIILMCGLQGAGKTTTTGKLAINLRKKGRRPLLVACDVYRPAAIKQLEVVGKSVDVPVFTMGDKIKPLDIAKSALEHAKKNGNDVVIIDTAGRLHIDEVLMDELKGLKENLDPSEILLVLDSMTGQDAVNVAKSFDDALGITGVILTKLDGDARGGAALSIRAVTDKPIKYVGMGEKMDDLEEFHPDRLVSKILGMGDVLTLIEKAQSNIDQKKAMELEKKLREETFTLDDFLDQIAQMRNLGPIENLLQMIPGMNSKALKGINISDKDIGRVEAIIRSMTMKERVTPNIINASRKKRIAQGSGTTTNDVNKLLKQFEDTKKMMKRFGSMEKSMKRKGKFNFPFNI; encoded by the coding sequence ATGATATTCGAGAGCTTATCAGAAAAACTACAAAAAACATTAGACAGCCTAAGAGGCAAGGGAAGGCTTAGTGAGAAAGATGTCGATGCTGCACTTAGAGAAGTAAAGCTAGCACTTCTAGAAGCCGATGTTAATTATAAGGTAGTTAAAAAATTTATAGATAATTTAAAAGCAAGAGCCATCGGTTCTGAGGTTATGGAGAGCTTAACTCCTGGTCAACAAGTTATTAAGATAGTTAATGAAGAATTAATTAATCTTATGGGTAAGACTAAAGAAGGACTTACGCTAAGCAAGAATCCAAGCATAATCTTGATGTGCGGTCTTCAAGGTGCAGGTAAGACAACAACAACTGGTAAACTTGCAATAAACCTTAGAAAGAAAGGCAGAAGACCACTACTAGTTGCCTGCGACGTCTACAGACCAGCAGCTATAAAGCAGCTAGAAGTAGTAGGAAAGTCAGTTGACGTTCCAGTATTTACCATGGGTGATAAGATAAAGCCGCTTGATATAGCAAAGAGCGCTTTAGAGCACGCAAAGAAGAATGGTAATGACGTAGTCATCATAGATACTGCGGGCCGTTTACACATAGACGAAGTGCTTATGGATGAGCTAAAAGGTTTGAAAGAAAACTTAGATCCATCAGAGATACTTCTTGTACTTGACTCAATGACAGGTCAAGATGCGGTAAATGTAGCAAAATCATTCGATGATGCACTTGGTATAACAGGTGTTATACTAACAAAGTTAGATGGTGATGCAAGAGGCGGTGCGGCACTTTCAATCAGAGCCGTAACTGATAAACCTATCAAATACGTTGGTATGGGCGAAAAGATGGATGACCTTGAAGAGTTTCATCCAGACAGATTAGTCTCTAAGATACTTGGTATGGGTGACGTACTTACTCTTATAGAGAAAGCACAAAGCAATATCGACCAAAAGAAGGCAATGGAGCTTGAGAAGAAATTAAGAGAAGAAACATTTACACTTGATGACTTCTTAGATCAGATAGCTCAAATGAGAAACTTAGGACCAATTGAAAACTTATTACAAATGATACCAGGAATGAATTCAAAAGCCTTAAAGGGCATTAACATAAGTGATAAAGATATAGGCAGAGTTGAAGCCATCATCAGAAGTATGACAATGAAAGAGAGAGTTACTCCAAACATTATCAACGCTTCAAGAAAGAAAAGGATTGCACAAGGCAGTGGAACGACAACAAATGATGTCAACAAGCTATTGAAGCAATTCGAAGATACTAAGAAGATGATGAAGCGCTTTGGCAGCATGGAAAAGTCTATGAAGAGAAAAGGAAAATTCAATTTTCCATTTAATATATAA
- a CDS encoding sigma factor-like helix-turn-helix DNA-binding protein: MKVLDDYIYIGRLLDFYGSLLTESEYKSIDYYYNEDYSLTEIAELISISRQAVSLNIKRAIDKLKSFEAALKLIEKFDKKKEDKEKLEIIFQGLIEIDDINEIKGRIKEAKEIINEM, encoded by the coding sequence ATGAAAGTATTAGATGATTATATATATATCGGAAGGCTCTTAGACTTCTACGGAAGCCTCTTAACAGAGAGCGAGTACAAGTCGATTGACTACTACTACAATGAAGATTATTCATTAACAGAGATAGCTGAGCTAATTTCTATATCAAGACAAGCAGTGAGCCTTAACATTAAAAGAGCTATAGACAAATTAAAGTCTTTCGAGGCAGCACTTAAGCTTATAGAAAAGTTTGACAAGAAGAAAGAAGACAAAGAGAAATTAGAAATTATATTTCAAGGTCTAATCGAAATTGACGATATAAATGAAATTAAAGGAAGAATTAAAGAAGCTAAAGAGATTATAAACGAGATGTAA
- the ftsY gene encoding signal recognition particle-docking protein FtsY → MFSDLEKTRQNLNYKLQTVFKGTDINDDFYDELEEVLVTSDIGVETVMNIIDNLKERIVRENILDRKDAFPILKDEIKKIMNDNVSSRDLKLEPSPAILLVVGVNGVGKTTTIGKLSYQFREEGKSVLIAAADTFRAAAIEQLKEWANRANVDIIAHEESADPASVIFDAIMAAKARKTDILICDTAGRLHNKQNLMNELNKIKRVIDREFPNAVKENLLVLDATTGQNAIIQAKAFKETSDITGVCVTKLDGTAKGGVIIALESELHLPVKIIGVGEKIEDLQAFNVDDFVEALF, encoded by the coding sequence ATGTTCTCTGATCTTGAGAAGACGAGACAAAACTTAAATTACAAACTTCAAACTGTCTTTAAAGGCACAGACATCAATGATGACTTCTATGATGAACTTGAAGAGGTTTTAGTAACATCCGACATCGGAGTAGAAACTGTTATGAACATCATTGACAATCTAAAAGAAAGAATTGTCAGAGAAAATATCTTAGATAGAAAAGATGCCTTCCCTATACTTAAGGATGAAATAAAGAAAATCATGAATGACAACGTTTCATCAAGAGATTTAAAACTTGAACCATCTCCAGCCATACTTTTAGTTGTTGGTGTCAATGGTGTTGGTAAGACAACTACCATAGGCAAGCTTAGCTACCAATTTAGAGAAGAAGGTAAGAGTGTTTTGATTGCTGCAGCAGATACCTTTAGAGCCGCTGCCATCGAACAGCTTAAAGAGTGGGCAAACAGAGCCAACGTTGACATCATTGCTCATGAAGAGTCAGCAGACCCAGCAAGTGTTATTTTTGATGCCATCATGGCGGCTAAGGCAAGGAAGACTGACATACTTATCTGCGACACAGCAGGCAGACTTCACAACAAGCAAAACCTAATGAACGAGCTTAACAAGATTAAGAGAGTTATAGATAGAGAGTTCCCTAATGCTGTTAAAGAAAATTTATTAGTACTTGATGCGACAACTGGACAAAACGCCATCATACAAGCAAAGGCATTTAAAGAGACAAGCGACATAACAGGTGTATGCGTTACTAAACTTGATGGCACTGCAAAGGGTGGTGTTATCATTGCACTTGAGAGCGAACTACATCTACCTGTTAAGATTATAGGTGTCGGTGAAAAGATAGAAGACCTTCAAGCCTTTAATGTCGATGACTTCGTAGAAGCATTATTTTAA
- a CDS encoding chromosome segregation SMC family protein — protein MRLNKLILKGFKSFANKTEIVFTPGVTTVVGPNGSGKSNISDAVRWVLGEQSNKSLRANKSSDVIFQGTEEKKALGYAQVSIIFSNDDNSLPVEYQEVEVTRRMYRSGESEFLINNKKARMKDVRELFLDTGVGKDGYSIIGQGRIDEILSNKPEDRRAIFEEASGVSKYRYKKEESLRKLDKTEANLLRIKDILYEIEQNEARLKSESEKAREFKGLMEEYKKVDVSISYSAYEKIEKNLLKFTADKDRLVDELKLSEIKNKEVEESSAPLQSELKRYEALIDEIKEQRNKDLREFDINRQKLEINKEKLNSIEDKILDNKLKEKEHANKLLESEEKIKTLSQVKKSSEENLLNIAKDLEALKSEKASYDKTSYDEAMNKGLELDRELEATKLGIANYESNKTTEREKAKELEKKILEKENDLKKQNDEFKKASEGLDDLNNSFVEKDKLYEKAKNDIASRSDDLTRSKDSYFALENDLKVLQKSYEMHKNLEENLDGYYRSVREISKAAKKNFFKSDSSLLVDIFNCEEKYSLAIESALQSNLQAIVIDKDDDAKEYIDFLKKNNYGRATFYPLNRYKSYASENFGINDKDAIDFASELITFDKKYENLFKSLLQRTVVTKTFDAALRISKTYKQYRYVSLDGQIINPSGSIVGGSQVKSSFISRKHMLSKLMEEINDKKAALDEVKTSVIKKEEEIKNEKSIYDKQ, from the coding sequence TTGCGTTTAAATAAATTAATATTGAAGGGTTTTAAATCCTTTGCAAATAAAACTGAAATAGTCTTTACCCCTGGAGTTACAACTGTTGTTGGACCTAATGGTAGCGGCAAGAGCAACATATCTGATGCTGTTAGATGGGTTCTAGGAGAGCAAAGCAATAAATCACTTAGAGCAAACAAGTCAAGTGACGTTATCTTCCAAGGGACTGAAGAGAAAAAAGCACTTGGCTACGCTCAAGTAAGCATAATATTTTCAAATGATGATAATTCTCTACCTGTTGAGTACCAAGAGGTAGAGGTAACAAGACGTATGTACCGCTCAGGTGAGAGCGAATTTTTGATTAATAACAAAAAAGCTAGGATGAAGGACGTTAGAGAACTTTTCCTAGATACAGGTGTTGGTAAGGACGGCTACTCCATCATTGGTCAAGGTAGGATTGATGAGATACTATCTAATAAACCGGAAGACAGAAGAGCCATATTTGAAGAGGCATCTGGTGTTAGTAAGTATAGATACAAAAAGGAAGAGTCATTAAGAAAACTTGATAAGACTGAGGCAAATCTATTAAGAATAAAAGACATACTTTATGAGATAGAGCAAAATGAAGCAAGACTGAAGAGTGAATCTGAAAAGGCTAGAGAGTTTAAGGGCCTTATGGAAGAGTACAAAAAGGTAGATGTATCTATTTCATACAGTGCTTATGAAAAGATTGAGAAGAACCTACTTAAATTTACTGCCGACAAAGACAGACTAGTTGATGAATTAAAGCTAAGCGAGATTAAAAATAAAGAGGTTGAAGAGAGCTCTGCGCCATTACAAAGTGAGCTTAAGAGGTACGAAGCGCTTATTGATGAGATTAAAGAGCAAAGAAATAAAGACCTTAGAGAATTTGATATCAATAGACAAAAGCTTGAGATCAATAAAGAAAAGTTAAACTCTATCGAAGACAAGATACTTGACAATAAACTAAAAGAGAAAGAACACGCCAATAAATTATTAGAATCAGAAGAGAAGATAAAAACTTTATCGCAAGTTAAAAAATCTAGCGAAGAGAATCTTTTAAATATAGCGAAAGACTTAGAAGCGCTTAAGAGCGAAAAAGCATCCTATGATAAGACAAGTTATGATGAAGCTATGAACAAGGGGCTTGAACTTGATAGAGAGCTAGAGGCTACTAAGTTAGGAATTGCAAATTATGAGAGCAATAAGACTACAGAGAGGGAAAAAGCTAAAGAACTTGAGAAGAAAATTCTAGAAAAGGAAAATGACTTAAAGAAGCAAAATGATGAGTTTAAGAAAGCTAGTGAAGGCTTGGATGACTTAAACAATTCTTTTGTAGAGAAGGACAAATTGTATGAAAAAGCAAAGAACGATATCGCTTCAAGATCAGATGACTTAACTAGGTCTAAAGACTCATACTTTGCTTTGGAAAATGACCTTAAAGTATTGCAAAAGAGTTATGAGATGCATAAGAACCTAGAAGAGAACCTAGATGGTTATTACAGAAGTGTTAGAGAGATTTCTAAGGCTGCAAAGAAAAACTTCTTCAAGTCTGACTCAAGTTTATTAGTTGATATATTTAACTGCGAAGAAAAGTATTCGCTTGCTATAGAGTCAGCACTTCAATCAAACTTACAAGCTATAGTCATAGATAAAGATGACGATGCTAAAGAATACATCGACTTTTTGAAGAAGAATAACTATGGTAGAGCAACTTTCTATCCACTTAACAGATATAAAAGCTATGCGAGTGAAAACTTTGGCATCAATGATAAAGATGCTATAGACTTTGCGAGTGAACTAATTACCTTTGATAAGAAGTATGAGAATTTATTTAAGAGTCTGCTTCAAAGAACGGTCGTTACAAAGACTTTTGATGCAGCACTCAGAATATCGAAGACTTATAAGCAATATAGATATGTAAGTTTGGATGGACAAATCATAAATCCATCTGGTTCTATAGTGGGTGGTAGTCAAGTTAAGTCATCATTTATTTCGCGTAAACATATGTTAAGTAAGCTTATGGAAGAGATCAATGATAAGAAAGCCGCTTTAGATGAAGTAAAGACTTCAGTGATTAAAAAAGAAGAAGAGATTAAGAATGAAAAGTCTATTTACGATAAGCAATGA
- a CDS encoding elongator complex protein 3: protein MKKNYIIPIFIPHLGCPNDCIFCNQKKIAKDYDAQKEENIKNDIEKYLALYEGKQDIELAFYGGSFTALDYPLMLSYLKLANTYIDKGLIDSIRISTRPDAINEEILDELEKYRVKTIELGAQSMNDEVLDALKRGHKAADTIRSAKIIKDKGFTLGLQMMAGLYKSTEEMDIATAEAIAALEPDFVRIYPTLVIKDTELLDRLEDGSYTSLDVDEAVHTLKRIVTIFEAKNIEIIRIGLQTTDNIQLGKDVVAGPFHPAIRSLTYEAIYLDIIEEFIEINKITNDFTIISSKK from the coding sequence ATGAAAAAAAACTATATAATACCAATTTTTATACCGCATCTAGGCTGCCCAAATGATTGCATCTTCTGCAATCAAAAGAAGATCGCTAAGGACTACGATGCGCAAAAAGAAGAAAATATAAAAAATGATATAGAAAAGTATTTGGCGCTATATGAAGGAAAGCAGGATATAGAGCTTGCTTTTTATGGAGGTAGCTTTACTGCACTTGATTACCCACTTATGCTTAGCTACTTAAAGCTTGCGAATACATACATCGATAAAGGCCTCATAGATAGCATTAGGATATCGACAAGGCCGGACGCTATAAATGAAGAAATTCTTGACGAGCTTGAAAAGTATAGAGTGAAAACCATCGAACTTGGTGCACAGTCAATGAATGATGAGGTTTTAGATGCACTAAAGAGAGGTCATAAGGCGGCTGACACCATTCGCAGCGCTAAAATTATTAAGGACAAAGGATTTACCCTTGGCCTTCAAATGATGGCGGGCCTATATAAGTCTACAGAAGAGATGGATATTGCTACAGCTGAAGCGATAGCAGCTCTGGAGCCTGATTTTGTTAGGATATATCCGACACTTGTCATTAAAGATACTGAACTACTTGACAGACTTGAAGATGGTTCGTATACATCATTAGATGTAGATGAGGCGGTTCATACACTTAAAAGAATTGTCACTATATTTGAAGCAAAGAACATTGAGATAATCAGGATAGGTCTGCAAACGACTGATAACATACAGCTAGGTAAGGACGTAGTTGCAGGGCCATTTCACCCAGCGATACGCTCATTAACTTATGAGGCTATCTACCTTGACATCATAGAAGAATTTATTGAAATAAATAAAATTACTAATGATTTCACAATAATTTCTTCTAAAAAGTAG
- a CDS encoding ribonuclease III family protein codes for MKIYDISDAREKLKSLQAIIGYNFNDENLLYTSLVHKSSQEAKTLTAPYNAQSLEFLGDKVLSYVLAKYLFAKYINKDEGTLSKLIAMFAKASYQNIVAKELHLEDYIYMEANLRFNIDKTSILADHLEALIAAIYLDSGIDEAEKFILDKYLKNAHMVLDANNDFRNYKNILIEYAQKHGLDLVYTLLKEYGPDNDKIFEYAVELDGYRAIARAKNKKTAQQMASKELALEMKLIK; via the coding sequence ATGAAGATTTATGATATATCCGATGCTCGCGAAAAGCTCAAAAGCTTGCAGGCGATTATCGGATATAATTTTAATGACGAAAATTTACTATACACAAGTTTAGTTCACAAGAGTTCACAGGAAGCTAAGACCTTAACTGCGCCATACAACGCACAGAGCCTAGAGTTTTTAGGTGACAAAGTATTATCTTATGTCTTGGCAAAATATTTATTTGCTAAGTATATTAATAAGGATGAAGGTACTTTATCTAAGCTTATAGCTATGTTTGCTAAGGCTTCATACCAAAATATTGTTGCTAAAGAGCTTCACTTAGAAGACTACATTTATATGGAGGCAAATTTGAGGTTCAATATTGATAAAACGTCTATACTTGCTGATCACTTAGAAGCACTAATAGCAGCTATTTACTTAGATTCAGGCATTGATGAAGCTGAAAAATTTATTTTAGATAAATATTTAAAGAATGCACACATGGTTTTGGATGCGAATAATGATTTTAGGAATTATAAGAATATCTTGATTGAATATGCACAAAAACATGGTTTAGACTTAGTATATACTTTATTAAAAGAATATGGTCCGGACAATGATAAGATTTTTGAGTACGCTGTAGAGCTTGATGGGTATAGAGCCATTGCTAGAGCTAAGAATAAAAAGACCGCTCAGCAAATGGCATCCAAAGAGCTTGCACTTGAGATGAAATTGATAAAATGA
- a CDS encoding acyl carrier protein, which produces MKEIIAKQFKVDVKDLKDETTFKEDLKADSIAIVELIMNLEDELNVSLDDDRVTSVKTVGEAIALAKEALK; this is translated from the coding sequence ATTAAAGAGATAATTGCTAAACAATTTAAGGTAGATGTTAAAGATTTAAAGGACGAAACTACTTTTAAGGAAGATTTAAAGGCAGACTCTATCGCCATAGTTGAACTAATTATGAATCTAGAAGATGAATTAAATGTAAGCTTGGATGATGATAGAGTTACAAGCGTTAAAACAGTTGGAGAAGCAATAGCACTAGCTAAAGAAGCGTTAAAATAA
- the plsX gene encoding phosphate acyltransferase PlsX has protein sequence MKLLIDTQGGDNAPVAMLKAVQKAKAEDSSLEFILFGDRKEIEEALGSDAKNYEIVQTEDVITNEDEAALSIRKKDKASIVLASKYLVEHDDADAFISSGSTGALLAAAMLIVKRIDGFKRASIPTFLPGLKGPTLLLDSGANVDCEPEFIYEFAKLGSKYVEKLLGIENPKVALVSNGAEAKKGNELTKKAHEILKNSELNFIGNIEANEILTTEADIIVQDGFVGNVILKELEGMSKVFVGNVKNFIMQDKKYFSSDEMKMSFMKDLMSLMGLTKYGGSPVLGVNKAIVKAHGNSDEKAFYLAIRNTVDLVNSKVIDYLKEN, from the coding sequence ATGAAATTATTAATTGATACACAAGGTGGCGACAACGCACCTGTCGCAATGTTAAAGGCCGTACAAAAGGCAAAGGCTGAAGATAGCTCTTTAGAATTTATTTTATTTGGCGACAGGAAAGAGATTGAAGAGGCTCTTGGTTCTGACGCAAAAAATTATGAGATAGTTCAAACTGAAGATGTAATAACAAATGAAGACGAAGCCGCTTTATCAATAAGAAAGAAGGATAAAGCATCCATAGTCCTAGCGTCAAAGTACTTAGTAGAGCATGATGATGCAGATGCCTTTATATCATCTGGATCAACTGGTGCGCTTTTAGCAGCAGCTATGCTTATAGTTAAGAGGATAGATGGCTTCAAAAGAGCTAGCATACCAACATTCTTACCAGGACTAAAGGGACCAACACTACTTTTGGACTCAGGTGCAAATGTTGACTGCGAACCAGAATTTATTTATGAGTTTGCAAAACTTGGCTCAAAGTACGTTGAAAAGCTTCTTGGCATCGAAAATCCAAAGGTTGCTTTAGTATCTAACGGAGCTGAAGCTAAGAAGGGTAACGAGCTTACTAAGAAGGCTCATGAGATTCTTAAAAACTCTGAGCTTAATTTCATTGGCAACATCGAAGCGAATGAGATACTTACAACTGAAGCGGACATCATTGTTCAAGATGGCTTTGTTGGCAACGTAATCTTAAAAGAACTTGAAGGTATGAGTAAAGTCTTTGTAGGCAATGTTAAGAATTTTATTATGCAAGATAAAAAATATTTCTCGTCTGATGAGATGAAGATGTCATTTATGAAAGACTTAATGTCTCTTATGGGACTTACTAAGTATGGCGGATCACCAGTATTAGGAGTGAACAAAGCTATAGTTAAGGCGCACGGCAACAGTGACGAAAAGGCATTTTATTTAGCTATAAGAAACACTGTTGACCTTGTTAATTCTAAAGTTATAGATTATTTAAAAGAAAACTAG